The Rhizoctonia solani chromosome 13, complete sequence nucleotide sequence catatactcatcACTTCAGAGGGGACCATACTGCTCAGTGGATAAAGCCCCCTTTGAGTTACCCAAAAATGATCTCGAACAAATAAAGAGTCTCGGGATACCCTGTATGATCCCTGTCATCTGAGTAATATGATCTACCGATGGCATACTATTATTATTCGAAGAGTGTGTGTCACGCATGCATGTGATTCCAATGTAAGTATTCTAGAATCACCGTAACGCAAGTACTTTTGACTTATGCCCGACTTTTTGCTGCTGTTCAGGCGTACAGGTGTATCTGAATAAGTGGGCCAAAGCACTTGTGTTAAGAAATTTGCCGAAACTGAACCTCCAATAGGTCAGTTAATATTACTCGCGAACTCGGCAAAGCCCCTGATGCATCGGACCCAAACCACAAACCACAAACCACATTACAATCCATCGCATTCATAACGTGGTCTCATGACTAAGACGTTGGCGGTACGGTATATTCAGGCCACATATTGTATATGGTGGGCGTTACATGGCATAAAGTCCAAAAGATGCTCAATACCCGCACAAAGCTCTCGCAAAGTATTGAAAGAGATGTTTATTTATACACAGTTAATAATCTGTTCAAGCATCATCCAGAACTCAGGTTCAAGAGGTTGAGTATAACATCCAGAGGGTTGGATGGCGAATGAGAGTGggaggtccaagctgaatgaGCAACTACACCTACGATATACGAAGGTGCGTTGTTTCCCAAGGATCATTATTATACATAATGCTTCAGTTAGACGAATGGATGATCGTATTCTGCTATTATGGTGTACATCAGTACCAAGATTTGGTTGTCATCACCATGTGAGTAGACTATCAATATGGAACAATCCTTGATGACCCGAAGCGCTTGCAGCCACATTGAAATCTGGGACTCTATTTTGGGGTGACCTATCATGATTTATTGACATAAGTAGAAGTATGCTACTCCATACCTGGGTTACCAATCAGATTAAACTTCCActggtttttttttttttttaaaaaaaaaagaactcTGCATATATGATTATGAGGAGATGGCCAGTCACGAACCAAATAAATTTCTACATCTATGTGTAGATAAGCTAGATTGTGAAGGTGCTAATGTGAATAAGTACGTTCTGGCTTGCGCCCGCTCTCGTCGCTCTCGTCGCTCGCTAAGATTAGGTTACTTTACCGAACCTGCCGTACTGGTTTCGCTCTATCGGCTTCCCCAAATATCCGAGTTCGGCTGCCTAATGATCAATATTCACGCATGACCAATGGCGTGAAAAAATGATACAGAGTTCGTCTTTTGGCACGCTTGGTGACGGCGCCCACCTCATGCGTCAAAGGTCAGGATTACGTAATTCACCGGTATACGAGGTGATTGGTGCGTGTCCAACTTCTATTTCTAGGATCgaaaggaagaagaattgGGGATCAGCTTCTTTGCACACTCCAGATTTGCCAATCCTTGGTTTGGAGATTCGGATTCACGTGGGGGCGGGTTTCGCGGCGCACATAGGGAACACCTTAAAAACCTGTCGTTCAGCCATGTAACCGAAAAATATTTACCACCCTTACTCTCCGGTACTATCATGGTTGCATCTACAGCATTCACGCTCCTTGTCGGTGCCTACAGCAGCGTCATTACCGGTATTCGCTTCGACCCTGCTTCGACCAACCTCTCTGTCCTCGGGACGTCTCCATCGGGCAACAACCCAAGCTGGATCGCCACCCATCCACTAAATAATTCGATCATTGTTGCAACCAACGAGGGAAATCCCGTTGGCGGTCTTTCGACTTTTCTAGTCACTGATCGTTCAAAAGGAGCTGTTGTGCGATCCAGCCAAGCCACTACCGGTGCCGACCCTGCCTACATCGTTGCTCTGACCAAGCCCAGGCAGGTGGTGGTTATGGACGTATGTGCCAATTTAATTCCTAATAGAGCCTGACTCAACGCAGCTTTAGTATTCTGGGGGATCCGGGGCGTTTATTCCTCTTAGAGAGGACCTGCTCACCCTTGACGAATCCAAGGCCCAACGAATCAAATTCAACGCAACTGTTTCTCATCCTCACCAAGCTTAGAATACGGAGATGAAGTGTTGATTCCCGATCTCGTAAGTTCGCGGTCACATGCACTTAGCCGACGCGACTGACTGAAATTTCTTGATTTCTTCTCTCTTGGCACATCGGTTATATATCCGGTATCCGCTCTTGACAATAGGGTGCTGACAAGATTTGGCGATTGAAACAATCAACTCCAGTGCAGCCTGGCGTTCCAAATTGGACGGTCCAAGGGTTTGTTGAGCAAGTTCAGGGGAGCGGGCCGAGGCACATTGCTGTCTCCGGGGGTGAGTTTGAAAACATAATCTTAAACCCCGCTCTAAACAAAACTATTAGACATTTTGTATACCCTTAATGAGTTGAAGTCAACTCTGGTTTCTCAAACCCTTCCACCTCTTGGTAGCTACCAGAAACCAAAGACTATTTCGTCGCTGTCGATAGTACCCCAAGGAGCTAATAGCTCCACTTTTGGGGCCGCCGAGTTGATTTTGGACGAGAAGAGGGGATTGTTATACGCTAGCAACCGGTGAATGCACTTTCCTAGTTATATCTGTATTTGCGAGTCCTGATCCTTGCTTGCCGATCCATGAAGTAATTTAGCACAGGTTCCTGACCCTCGCGGAGATACTATTGCTATCTTCAGCTTTGACAAGTCCGGGAACCTTAAGCTTGTCAAGCAGGTACGTGCTTGGATATGACTTTTGAAGCACATGAACTCACACTTAGTTTCAGGTGTTTACTGGATTGAACCAAATTCGTGCCATGTCTCAAGGTGGAGAAGACACTCAATACATTGCCGCTGGCGGCAAAGAGGGCGGAGGACTCGTGGTTTACGAGAAGATCAACAATGGTCAAGACCTGAAAGAACGGGCCCGACTTCCCGCTGGTGTAGTTGCACAGCCCGCTAGCTTTGCGTGGTTGTAAAATAATGCGTATCGCATGCATCGCAGGTATCAGATAGAATACATTGCATAATAAAATTAATTATTGAGCCGTCTCTGCCTCGCCGCCTTTCTTATGCTTTCGCTTTCGCTTTTTATTCTTTAGACCTTCTTCTTCCTGCGCCTGCTCCTCTTGCTTGATCGTCGCATCCATTGCAGCCTTGGCCTTTTCTTTTTGTCGCTCTTTCTTTCCTTTACGCTTCTTGGCCTGCGTCTCGCCCTGGGCACCCCAGCCATCGTACACACCACGAGTGCTCAAGCTATTCTTGAGTTCCTTGAGCTTTTCACCCCGACGGTGGTCGAACTTGTCTTTATGGTACGGCGCGAGACGTTTCAGCCCGACATATGAGTTGAGCTCGGCGTCTGTTGCGGTAAGAATTTCCACAGGCGTTAACCCATACGCAGACGGTTCGACGTGAGAGTAGTGGAAGCGTGTAGGCATATCCCCAACCTGTTATCCTGTGTCACCCCATCGAAGCTGTGGACAGAAAGACGAGAACATACCATGTCGTTAAAGTCAAGATCgtacatttcttccatataCTTTTCGAGCACACGCTTTCGCATATCTTctgttccatcccattcctcGTCGTCCCCTTCCTGTACGGGCCGTTCGATATCCGCGTCCATCTCGTCGGGATCCACGCCTATGTCTTCCTCCTCGCCGTCCttccgcttttttcttttctttttctttccagCCTGAGATTCAGACACTGGTTCAGATTTTTCGGGAATAAGGTCACTGATGTCGATGTCATCGTCCCAAGTTGGCTTTTGGTTGTCATCCTGTGCATAGAGAAAGATAGTATAAGGGCGTATTCACTAATATAGCTAACAAAGGCTCACCTCGTACTCTCCGTTCTCAGCATAAAGCGACTTCATCTGCGCATCGTGCTGGTCGGGGTCCCAGTCACCATCTAAATCTAACTCGCCTAGTACACCATAATCCTCGGgcccttcttcttcctcatcaagCTTTCgcttccccttgtccttgttTCCAAGGCCTCCCTCAATTCGAATCTTTTCCAgtttttgtttaaattcacgCATCTTCAGGGACTTCAGGCGCTTGACTTCTTCCTTCTTGGCAAGCAGCTTTGCGGCCTCTCGTTCCTTTTTCTTTTCGCGAGCCTCTTTACGAGAGCTGTCGGTTCGTCGGACGGATGCAACGTTGCGGGGATGACTGGCTATGACATGCGAATTGCTACAAAAGACAATTAGCAGCGACCCTGGTGTGCACAGGAGAGGTGCTTACGGCTCTTCAAATCGGAAATTATAAGTGCTCTCGAAGTGATCCGCAACTTCGTCAAATTCGTCCTCATCGAGCAGACCATTACCCAAATCCTCTCCCTCGTCCTCTCGCGCATCTCCCGGCTTAAATCCGTCCTTGGACTTTGCTTTGGATTCTACCCCCACGATTTCTTTGTAAGTTGGTGCTCGGTTTTCGGATTTGTCTATCCATCCTCGATTAAGAATATAGCTGGTGCCTTTGGTTAGAGGTGTCATCAGGCAGATTGATGACCATACATACTTCATGAGAAATTCCTCATCCGTCTCTTGCTTGTGCTCCTTCAGCTTGGCCCTTTTCTTCTTTCGCTCCTCTTTCTTGGCTTGATCGTCCTCAGCAAGGTTGGTATCATTTTCTTTGATTTTGACACCTCCTTCCTCTACCCATAACAGCTGGCTGATATCTTCCCCAACCTCCCGCTGCAGAAAGTCTCGGTACTCCTCCTCCCTTTGCTCGGCCTCGTCTTTAACGCCTTCGCGCAAAGTAAGCAAATCATCGGCTTCATCTTCTTTGACAGCGTTATGGAATGCAGATATTGTCTCGTCTCGAAGGGCCGCTTGTTCCTGCACATGGGTTAACGGAGCCGGATCAGAGGTTGGGGAGGTAGGTCGTGAGCCCGATTCGAGAAGTGCGGCGAGATTTTGTTGTTTAATAGTGAGGGGTTTGGACTGGAGGAAGCGAGTTATTTAGCTGCTGGGCTTATTTCTAGCTTACTAGTAACACACCTTATCCTTTGAAGGTCGAGTGCGAGCCAGATTTGTCCCTGCGTTCGTTTGGCCTCCTCTAAGCCGCATTAACTCTGGATGCATTCAATTCATGCGGTAATAAATACCAACCATCGAATACTCCAACTTTGGAGTCATATATCTCCGGGTCCTTTCTCCTAATCTTCGCGAGAGTTCTTAATAATGCTGCATCGACGGCTGGTGTCAGCTCTTCCCCATATTCGTCTTCGGTCTCGTCAGACTCGGAGTCCGACTCATCCTCCTCGAAATCCGAACCATACTTTTCTTTGACTGATAACAGAAGTAAATTTGACCTTGGTGGGATCAATTGGACAAATAATAAGACCTACGCTTTGCTAGCTCTTCCCTCTCTTTTCGATACTCGAAAGCCTTGGCGTAGTGCTCGTTGACCGTCAGCTGGTGAAGATCATTACCACCAGAAATATCCGAATCATCATCTGAGAGCATTTGTAACAGTTCCAAGGCGCTGATGAGCTCTATTTATTCAGTAAATGAATACTTCCGAGGTTCCAGTGGTGGGCCCAAGATGATTGAGAGGAATAAATtatatatcacgtgactgatTGACAAAGAAACTTAATTGTTTTATGGTTCAATTAGGCAAGCACTTAGAATAATTATAGATAAAATGTGATTAAGGATCTTCGGTACTCGGATCATTTCTGCTCTCGGGCTGTAGCCTTCGTCTCTTTCTCCTGCTTCCGTCAATACTGGCCGTTTTGGACGCCTCTTTAGCCTCTCCAACTTCACGTTTCCGTTTTTCCCTGTGTGCCTTCATGTCTTTAGGTGCTGAAGTCTTCAACTGTTTTACATGTGTAGGAATAAGCTCCTTAGGCTCTTGGCTAATATTCGAAGGCGGGGCCAACCATGAAGCGCGTAGAGGTATAATAGACGAAAGTAATGATTCTAATCGTTCCAACCCAGGTGTCTCTGCCTGTTTAGCATCAGTTGATCATAAATACTGAGACCGGTTAGTGAATTCCAGCTCACGTCCAGTGCCATTACTGCCACCCGTCGTAGCCCAACTACTTCCGCAAGTGTGTGCTCCCCACCCATCGGAAGTGTGACCAGCTTGATAAACATGCTATCTTCTGAGCTACTAGGAATCGCTGAGTTACAGGATGCAACAAGCACTGGAAGATGTTCTATAAGGATAGGTGGGTCGACGTCTGTTCGACACACAACCACAAATCGAAGTTTAGGTTTGGATGTTGCGTTGGATGCGATTTCGGCCCCAAGCACGTCAGGGTGGATCTGAGATTCGAGTCGTCTGGTGACTTCGTTGATTCCAAAGACACAGTGATTGAGAAGTGGGGGTAAGGGAATAGTTGGAGCCGTGTGAGAGGTAGACTCGTCTGCTTTCGAATCAGCCGCAGTAGCGGATGGTCCAGCATCGTGAGAATTAGATGAATAGGTTAGTTTGCTGAGTACATTGATCCCAGGGCTTTGTAGACTGGAGGACGAAGTGCTGGTTTTTTTATTATTCGTTTCGTTATGGTCAACCTTGGTGCGCTTGGGATTATCTGGGTTATCTTCATCTCGGCGTCGTTTCCTAGAGTTGGGAGTTTGTGCTTGAGATGCCTCGGACGACACTTCCTTCCTTTTGGTCTGATGTAAAGCTGCTCGCAGAGAAGACTTCCGTTTTCGAGCTTTAGTTTCGCGAGCGATATGGTAACTAGCCACCTCGGGTAAAAGATCGGCCAGACAAGCCAAGAGACTGTTTTGAACATTCAAAGGCGTCTGGGGCCTAGCTCATAATTTTCCAGTAACTAGTCGAAGTTACCCTAGAGAGTGAACAACTCACCACTTTATTTGGTAGGGGTTCTCCAACACAGACTTATACACCACACGGCGATCATCTTCAGCCTTGCTCTTTCCCTTGCCTAAGGAAGCATTTGCACGATTCGATGGTTGGGTATGGATTCTGGCCTCTCGAGCACTAGACGGTCCAGACATCCTCAAAGGAGTGGTGAATTACGTTGCGGTTAGAGAATAGAGATGAGCAGTTTATGGCGCTTAACGTTTGAAAATACCCCCACATTTTTTGTCGAGTTGGTGGTTGACAGCACCAAGATCAAAGGGTGCCAAACATCACCCTCCCAGCACCTTTGTTCCACCGCGTACATTCTGAAATGGGCGGCAGTCACTCCGCCGGCGGGAGGAGAGAAGCAGAGTTCTGGGGGCACCCGTTTAATCCATTGTCTGTGATACTGTAGCCTATACCCCGTTACTGGCTTCTAGGCCTTTAATGAGCTATGCAGCAAATGATCAAAGGAGGATTGCCGTTGATTGAAGACCGTAGCATCATAAAAAGGCGTGTCATTAATCGGTTGAGAGTCACACACCCACTTTCTCTTTCTCATCTCACCACACATTTTATTCAGTTCTTCTCCTTCACGAACCTTGCAGGTTTCTTTTCACCTTTTAATTTCTTTTGATTACGAGGTTTCATACGTTCCACTAGCGCAAGTCGCCAACGACTAATCTTTAGCCTTCACTTCAACTATCCAACGCAGTCCTTTTTCCAACAATGATTGCCGGAATTTCGAAACTTATCACTTTACACCTCGCACCTGTGCTCTCATTGGTGTCCCTAATCTTACTCTACATCGCGTATTTTGCCCCGGTCACGTCCTTGCATACCGAAGTATCTTTGGTCTCTCTTACCCCGGCCATCACACTCGTAGCCCTCAACGCCAGGTCTCACTCGATGGACGAACAAGATCTGCGTGTGCTGTTCAACGGGCGGGTTGTCCCTCGGGGTCTCATCGCGGAGCGTGCTCTAGCTTCAAGAGCATCCCGACCCGTGGATGGACCCAGCGTCTTCATGGGTCTTTTGGGTGCGCAAAAACAATTAGATTTGCGATCTCGCATTCATTGATTAACGTAAACACTTAGGCTCCTGTGCTCGAACTTCGGACTCTGCGCCGACGCATTGCACTGGAGAATCCATCACCCCCATCTATGGTAATTTCGATCCGCGAGTTTCTGGTTGGTTTACTGATTATTCATTCATCCAGATCTTTCTGTGCTTCCCGACAACCACCCTCGATTCCTCTCCAACCCGACAACCACTGCCCCTCAATTCCTGCTTGCATCAATTATCTTCCTCACtctcttcctcatcctccaTCTAATCTTCTCACTCCCAGAACGACTCCCCACTACTCCAGCAGGAATTGTCAAACTTGCTAGCCACTCGCTTGCAATCCGCCTATCGGCATGGTTGGGTGTTCTCGGGCTCACGATGGGGCTCTGCACCGTGATCGCATTGCGCATTTGGATGGGCAAAGCCGTCGAGGATTTTAACCAGGATATTATTGATATGGGCAAGGGTGGTCCTAAGCTGGTTGCTAACATCGAGAATGGGTTTACGAGTATGTTTTTTGCTCTTGCGAATCAGATAGGTACTAATTGGTGCTACAGTGATGTGGATCGCGTTCTCCTTTGCAGCTCCGTCTATTATATGCGCCTTGTTCCAGGTGCAATTCGCTGCCGCGGCTGGAAAGGCCTGATCACATACTTAACGTGGCACGATACGACTGTATATTTCTTTGGACATTCATGGACATAGTAGCATACTTTTATTTAATTATTCATGTATCGAATAGTGGCATCCAAAAATAATACCAATTTTATTATATCCAACTACCAGACATAAGGAATAGCGCGATAAGGGACTTCTCTCTTGTACACAGCATATTTTGGGCCCATGTGGTCGTGGCCGAGTATGATGTTTTCCTATGTACAATTACAATTGAACTCGTACCCGTATTATTTGTTGAGATACGTACCTCCATTGGCATCTTGATAGCAAACAGTGCAGCTAACAAGCCTAATGCGGGGGCAGGTATCCAATTCCAGAACGCCCCCTACCATATGGTGCAATATTAGATACTCTTGCCGGTGGAATGTTTAGTACATCTCTATACGTACAGTCATACTTGCCATCACTAGCATCGCACAGCTGCTCAATCTGTTAttatgtcacaaccaagaaaaGGTCTGGCACTATACCTATACATAGGATGTCTCACAATCTTATATGGCCCTGTTCTAATAAGTGAAGGGCGCTCACGAACCTAACGCAGTGAATAAATTTTAATTCAGTATCAAGGCCCAAAACACCAGCGACTTACACCAATATAATTCCACTGCGCGTCGAGGTGTTTGAAACACCGCGTCATAATCAATCCTGCCCACCATAGCATGCGCAAGACCCCATCCTCACTACGTAGTACACACGAGGGGTTGCCTCTGGAAGTGCATACTTGGTCAACCAATCGGGTTGAGCGAACTTGTTGGGGGGTATGGTAAATAGGAACAGTAAAGAAGGCCCGAGCAAAACGAGCCCGTGTGCAATGCTAATATACAGTCCTCTCGAACCTTGGGCATATGCACAGCTTTCCCCGCCTTTTTTTCGGTATTTTTCCAATGGCCAGATCCAGGAAATGAAAGATAAAATGATCCGGCAAGCGAAGCACAAGCAAGACCATTGAGTGCCTGGGGCTCGGCAAATGGAAGACCAAGGCCAGCAATGTACATGATATACAGGAAGGGCTAAGGAACGAATCGCTCAAAAGAGGGGATTTTTTATCATGCTATTTAAACGCCCAGGATTAGGCAGTGTATTGATATCATTCCCTTGATGCCCGAAGTGGGTCATATGCATGGCCATGTGGCTCTGATGACCAGGGATCAGTGCCATTTTGAGAGTACCTGAACGGTATCAGTATCCCTTTGCCCTTTCGTTCGAAGTTGTGGATTAAATGAGCAGTTTTCCCTACGGGGGCCCCCAAAACctgggagcgctctggagtgctccggttttgggagcctcctcgttaggatccgacggaTCCGGGTTGCTtggcgagcacttgggagcactccatgagcacttccgagcgtcataccaaacgctccggaatgctcgccgacaatagcgagtcccggagcgctcccgagattttcggggccccgtagagttGGAGTATGTTTTGAACCAACCATTCATACGAACGTAAATGCGTTTAGCGAGACACTTTGACCAGATACATCAGTAACTTTCAAACTCTGCCCCCTCTCCGCCTACCAGATATAAGGGATAGTTTGCTATGAAACATCTCTCTTGTATGCGGCATAATCTGCGTCTATATCTTTGCCTTTGACCATAGTCCTTTCATATTCGAGATTAATATTCAGCCCTCATCATCACCTTCGTAATCAAAATACAAACATCTGTTTACACCTCGATAACAAACGGCGAGAGCTACAGTTGCAGGCATCTAATTCCAGAACGCTACATACTGGATCCCAAGTTTACCTTCGAATTCAAGGTATTTTTCTATCAAAAAAGTCAAGTAGTATTTATTTATTACTAAATGGTTGGTACAATATGCGAAGGCCCCAACTGTGTTACTCTTGAGGACGAATAACCAGTTTTACACCGCTCACGCCCTTCCGAGACAGCTCTAAAGCATCTGGTACTCCAGCCAGGCCGCCGTTCACGAGCTGAACACGGTTAGGAACAAGCTCTCCTCCTTCAATCCACTCGCCAAGTTTTTGCCAAAATGGCACACTCAGATCCCTGAACTTATCAGAAAATCCGAATACGTTATGCACAGCAATCTTATCTCCCgttcttttccttgaaatCATCGGTTGGATGATTTACGATTGTAAGGTGGGCGCCTGATACGGGAGAGGGATTGGCCAAGAGATCGAACGCCAGCAATTGGGTAGCATTGGCAGAAATTGCATCAAACGCGAGTCCAAGAGGGGAGGGAAAAGCAGACCGGATAGTCGTGGCATCGGTGTCACGGTCGAAAACATGGGTAGCGCCAAGCGACTTGAGGAATTCGGTATGCTGGGAAGATGCAGTGGTAGCAATCGTAGAGAATCCGGCAATACGAGCGAATTGGATAGCTGAACCGTAGATAAGTAAAAGCAAGGCGTTTGAAGTGTCGTACTTACCAAACTGCCCGACTGACGAGCTTCCTCCTAAGATGAGCACGACTTGCCTTTGGCAGTTGGGCCGTTCACGGGGTGGCGATTCCTGTTTTCTGAAATAGACCAGCGTATGCAGTGAAAGCGCCTGTGGGGAATGTTGATGCTGATCATCATTCACGTTACTTGGAGCTTTGGCAATAAGCTCAGTATCAACGAGAGCATATTCCTGGTAAGCCGTATAGTCGTAGTCCAGTGTTCCTTGGAAAATTCTAAATAACGATGAGTTTGAATATAAAATACATTTGAGTGATTTGGTACGAAAACTTACACTCTGTCCCCGACTTTGAAGTTGGTCACCTCTGGGCCAACAGCGTGAATGATGCCAGCACCGTCATACCCTAATACAGCCGGATAAGTCTCGAGAAATAAACCGGTTTCGATTATCTGTGTTTATGCATAAGTAACGTCGGGTTGTGATTTGATAGTAGTCATTCAAACCTTCCAGTCTGCAGGATTAACTTGGGGAACCAGAAGCTTCAGTCTAAACTTCGGGTTTTGTATTCAATTGATACTTACCAGCTGCGGCGGTAACCTTCACGAGTGCCTGTGTACCTCGCGGAGTAGGAGTGAGACGAGTGCTGACTTCGAGTTTTCCTTGCTTCTGAGGCAAAAGGGATGCCTTGTGTTGCTGAGTCATCGCTATCAGATTAGGTATGTAAGATTGAAAGTCTGCAAGTTAAGTGAGTTCACCGAGAGGGAGAAAGATGGGAGAGTCAATGCACATCGCCAGACCTTAAATATCTCATGGAACCACCTTCAAAGGTCATCATCTCCGTTGTTTGCACCACTTATCTCCCGCGTTGTAAATTTGTGGTTCTGCATGCTGAATCACTTAGTCGCAGTCAGCATATAGTTGCTGTTTCCAATATCAGTCAGCCGGACAGGTTGCATTACTAACGCAGCCCTTTGGGCGGCGAACTCGGAGTAACAAATCGCATGCTTGCACAGGTATATAGAAGCGAAGCTGCGCGGTGGATGACTATACGTATATATCCTCCGGAAATAATTTATTGATGCCCGATTTCTTAAATAGATTCTTTAGACGTGTGTGTACATGAAGTGGTTGATCCAATAAACTACTTAAACGAGTACGTATGACCCGCCGTCCCGCCGGGCTGAGATAATTGACGGTGTGACTTCCCAGTTCGGGGGTAGGTAGCACTGCCTGAACCTCATTCCTCGGCCACAGGCCATTGAACTATCCCACCTACTCACCCCCATACCTCATCGAGCTTCGGTGCTTATAATGGTGTTTATAATTACTGGACATAGATCTGTGACTAAGCAACTCCCGCGCTCCTCCTGTTGTTAGTTAATTTACTATTAGAATTTGTAACGCCGCACCAATCGAATAGTCTAATATGTAGCTTACTTCCTGCACACGACATGTTTTGGCCCAGTGTGATTGTACCGTAATATAACATGTACAGTTTCCATGAACTATTTGATATACACCAGATTTGACGCGAATGGATATAATCTGTGTTAGCACTTTGGCCGCGAAGAGTGCTGCTAGTTAATCTATTACAAGTACGAGCACCTACTTCCAAGTCGTGTCTCACAGTCTCAGAGGCGTGGAATCGCACTCCAATGGTTATGTGATCGGGCGTGGCAACTTATCATTATGTCTCCCATCATCATGGCATTGGTGTTCTAACAAAACGGGCCGGGAGTAAGTGAAATTTTCAAAGTTTCTTCTAAAGAAGTCCTCTCGTGCACAGTGACATGCACAGAGTGCCTTGCGGATCTCGGGACGTTCGTGTGCCTGACAGGGACACATGTTCTCGACCAACTTCCTGCTTTGAACAATAAATCAGCTGTATCAATGTAACCAGGTTGTCAATCAAGGTA carries:
- a CDS encoding Zinc-binding dehydrogenase; the protein is MTQQHKASLLPQKQGKLEVSTRLTPTPRGTQALVKVTAAAVNPADWKIIETGLFLETYPAVLGYDGAGIIHAVGPEVTNFKVGDRVIFQGTLDYDYTAYQEYALVDTELIAKAPSNVNDDQHQHSPQALSLHTLVYFRKQESPPRERPNCQRQVVLILGGSSSVGQFAIQFARIAGFSTIATTASSQHTEFLKSLGATHVFDRDTDATTIRSAFPSPLGLAFDAISANATQLLAFDLLANPSPVSGAHLTIIAVHNVFGFSDKFRDLSVPFWQKLGEWIEGGELVPNRVQLVNGGLAGVPDALELSRKGVSGVKLVIRPQE
- a CDS encoding lactonase, 7-bladed beta-propeller → MVASTAFTLLVGAYSSVITGIRFDPASTNLSVLGTSPSGNNPSWIATHPLNNSIIVATNEGNPVGGLSTFLVTDRSKGAVVRSSQATTGADPAYIVALTKPRQVVVMDYSGGSGAFIPLREDLLTLDESKAQRIKFNATPGVPNWTVQGFVEQVQGSGPRHIAVSGDILYTLNELKSTLVSQTLPPLGSYQKPKTISSLSIVPQGANSSTFGAAELILDEKRGLLYASNRNLAQVPDPRGDTIAIFSFDKSGNLKLVKQVFTGLNQIRAMSQGGEDTQYIAAGGKEGGGLVVYEKINNGQDLKERARLPAGVVAQPASFAWL
- a CDS encoding ribonuclease P protein subunit p30, encoding MSGPSSAREARIHTQPSNRANASLGKGKSKAEDDRRVVYKSVLENPYQIKWPQTPLNVQNSLLACLADLLPEVASYHIARETKARKRKSSLRAALHQTKRKEVSSEASQAQTPNSRKRRRDEDNPDNPKRTKVDHNETNNKKTSTSSSSLQSPGINVLSKLTYSSNSHDAGPSATAADSKADESTSHTAPTIPLPPLLNHCVFGINEVTRRLESQIHPDVLGAEIASNATSKPKLRFVVVCRTDVDPPILIEHLPVLVASCNSAIPSSSEDSMFIKLVTLPMGGEHTLAEVVGLRRVAVMALDAETPGLERLESLLSSIIPLRASWLAPPSNISQEPKELIPTHVKQLKTSAPKDMKAHREKRKREVGEAKEASKTASIDGSRRKRRRLQPESRNDPSTEDP
- a CDS encoding Kri1 family protein, giving the protein MLSDDDSDISGGNDLHQLTVNEHYAKAFEYRKEREELAKLKEKYGSDFEEDESDSESDETEDEYGEELTPAVDAALLRTLAKIRRKDPEIYDSKVGVFDELMRLRGGQTNAGTNLARTRPSKDKSKPLTIKQQNLAALLESGSRPTSPTSDPAPLTHVQEQAALRDETISAFHNAVKEDEADDLLTLREGVKDEAEQREEEYRDFLQREVGEDISQLLWVEEGGVKIKENDTNLAEDDQAKKEERKKKRAKLKEHKQETDEEFLMKYVWSSICLMTPLTKGTSYILNRGWIDKSENRAPTYKEIVGVESKAKSKDGFKPGDAREDEGEDLGNGLLDEDEFDEVADHFESTYNFRFEEPNSHVIASHPRNVASVRRTDSSRKEAREKKKEREAAKLLAKKEEVKRLKSLKMREFKQKLEKIRIEGGLGNKDKGKRKLDEEEEGPEDYGVLGELDLDGDWDPDQHDAQMKSLYAENGEYEDDNQKPTWDDDIDISDLIPEKSEPVSESQAGKKKKRKKRKDGEEEDIGVDPDEMDADIERPVQEGDDEEWDGTEDMRKRVLEKYMEEMYDLDFNDMVGDMPTRFHYSHVEPSAYGLTPVEILTATDAELNSYVGLKRLAPYHKDKFDHRRGEKLKELKNSLSTRGVYDGWGAQGETQAKKRKGKKERQKEKAKAAMDATIKQEEQAQEEEGLKNKKRKRKHKKGGEAETAQ